The Desulfobacterales bacterium DNA segment CGGCCGAAAAAGTTCAAGAAGCAACGAATATATTGAATGAAAGCACCGATCGATTCGAACAGATCAAAGAAAGAATCATTAAAGACGGTGAAAGGAAAAAACAGCAAATCATTGAAAAGGCCCAAGAGGAAAGCCGGATGCTGCTCGAAGGCGCCCAGCGTAAGATCCGAAATCAGATCGTGGAGGCCAGAACTCTAATTCGCTCCGAGCTTATCGATTCTGCCATCGCGCTGGCAGAAAAAAGACTACCCGATGAAATCACTTCAGCTGATGAACAGAAACTGATCGAACACTACATGAAATCGACGACCCGTAAATAACCCCAAAAACGATGTGGTCATGGAAAGAGACGAGGGAAGCTAAAATAATGGCCAAAAAAGAACAATCCGTTGAACAGTTTGTAAAACAACAAATCAGAAAATGGGAAATCCCTGCCCCCAAAGCGGACCAAAAACCGGAGGTGCGCATTTCGGTGATTACTTTGAGTATGGAACCGGGTAGCGGCGGCAGTCTCGTTGCCCAGAAAGCGGCCGAACGGTTGGGGTTTGATTATTTTCATCAGGATATTATTCGAGACATCGCTAAAAGTGCTAAAATACGGGCCAGCGTCATCGATACGATTGAAAAGGAGCGCCTTTCCGGAATAGATGATTTTATTGCCTCCCTTTATAAAAACCAATACCTCTATCCCGGTATCTATATGGAGCACCTCTTAAAGGTGATCAACACGATTGCACAACATGGCCGTGCGGTCATCATTGGCAGAGGTGCCAATTTTATTTTGCCGCCGGAGGAAAGATTCAGTGCTCGCGTGATCGCACCGCTGGAAATTCGCATACAGAATGTTGTGCGTACCTATGGTATCAAAGAGGAAGAGGCCAGACGGCGTGTGATCAGAAGAGAAGCAAAGCGGGGAGCGTTTGTCAGAAAATCCTACGACGCGGACATATCCGATCCTGAAAATTATGATCTAATCATTAATACCGGCAAAATGCCCATTGAATCGGCAGTGGAAGCGATCATAGCGGCTGTCAAAAGAATTTAAGACGGACAGGTTTTTCTTTTTTACTTCGGGCCTTCCTCGATATCCGTGCTAACTTCGGACGCGTCCATATTGGGAATCGTACACTCCTGGCCAAAAGGCACACAGGCGTCGGTCGGATACACCCCCTTAAGCTCATCTGTAATCGTCCCTTTCCAGAGCTGCACACCTACCAGATAGGCAATGCGGCCAATCCGATGCGCCCCCACCGGTGCTGTCAGAAATATAAAGCAAATGGTTGCCAGCGCACGGGTGGCCACCCCCAGATCCTCGAAATACAGCGCCAGGGCAAACATTAAGGTACCGACACCGATGGTGGCTGCTTTAGTGCTGCAGGACATTCGTAAAAACAGATCCGGCATGCGCAGCATACCCAGACCGGCGACCAGCATGAAGAAGGCGCCGATGACAAGCAATGCGGATATCAGAATCTCACTCATGGCCGGCCCCTCCATTTTTCAATATAATAAGAAAAGGCAATCACGCTTAAAAAAGATATAATGGCCCAGGCACTGGCCACATCCAGCAAAACCGCCTGGTTGGTGGTGATGGCTGACACCACGATGATACCGGCGGCGTTAATCGATATTAACTCAAAGGCAATGATACGATCCGGCAACGTCGGCCCCAGAAGCAGACGAATAAAGCCCAGCACAAGGGTTAAGCTCAACAGCGGGAAAACAATGAATTGAATGGTCGCCTGCAGAATCATTTAAACACCTCCATAACCCGCCGCTCCATGCGCAGCTTAATATCCTGCTTGAATTGCTCCACGTCGTGTACGTGCATGGCATGAATATAAAGTGTTTTACGATCCGGGGAAACATCCAGACTGAGGGTGCCCGGTGTCAATGTAATCAGGTTGGCCAGAACTGTAATTTCCAGATCGGATTTCGCATCCAGTGGTAACGCGATGATCGCCGCCCGCATCTGAAAGCCCGGGGTTAGAACTTCATAAGCCACCCGCAAATTGGCTACCAGCAGCTCCCAGACAAAGAAAAAGAAAAATCCAATAAAGCGAAAGAAACGGCTTATATAGACAATCAGGGTAATATCCGCCGGAGAGCTGATCAGCCACAAGGCCAGCGTGCTGATGGCAAAGCCGACGGCAAAATTGGCGAAGGTAAAGGCGCCGGTCAGCGCCATCCAGACCAGTGGCAGAAAAATATTTCCTAAAAAAACATTGATCTGTTTCAATTTATTTCCCCCCTAAAACGGCATCAATGTATCCGGTCGGATTCAGCAGCTGCTCGGCGGCTTGAGTGGCCAGCTCGAAAAAAGGCTGTGACATCAGTCCGATGGTTAACGTTAGCGCACCCAGCAGGATCATCGGCAGATACAGGGCAGTTTTTTGTGCAAGGCTGAAGGTTTTCCAGGATTGCTCTGCGCTGTTTGCAGCTGTATGGGGCGTATCGCCCCAGAAAGCCGCTGCCCAGATCTTGGCCATCGAAAACAGGGTTAAGAGCCCCACGCCCAGAGCAGTGGCAGCAATGATATAGCCCGTCATATCCAGACTGGCTTTCACCAGAATCAGCTTGGCCCAGAATCCTGACAGGGGCGGGATGCCGGCCAGCGAAAAGGCGGAAATCATAAAAATCGCCGTTAGCGCCGGAGCAGTCTGGAAAAGGCCGCCGAGTCGATCCAGTTGATATGACCCCTGTAGCCTGCGCGCCACGCCACTGACCAGAAACAAATTGGTTTTAACAATGATGTGATGCATAATGTAAAAAATCGATCCGGCCAACGCCAGGGGCGTAAACAGCCCCAAACCCAGAACCATGTAGCCGACCTGACTGATGATGTGAAAGGACAGGATCCGGCGAAACTCATTTTGGGTCATGGCGCCTAGCACACCCGTTACCATCGTCAGGCCGGAAATAACCAGGATAATATTGTGTGTGTAACCAATGTCCTGCGAGAACAATAGTGTAAACACGCGAATCAACGTATAAACACCAACCTTGGTCAGCAAACCGGCAAAAATGGCCGAAACTGCCACAGGTGGCGTATGATAAGACGCCGGCAGCCAGAAAAATAACGGAAATAGAGCGGATTTAATGCCAAAGGCCACCAGAAAAAGCATGGACAAGGTACTGACGACGCCGGCATGTTGACCATTGCCGATCTGGTGGGATAAATCCGCCATGTTGAGGGTGCCGAGCATCCCGTACAAAATGCCCAGGGCAGTTAAAAACAAGGCCGAAGAAATTAAGTTGAGCGTCACGTACTTAATGGCGCCTTCTAATTGGTGCCGTTCGCCTCCTAACGCCAGCAGAATGAAAGACGATATCAACATCACCTCAAACCAGACGTAGAGATTGAAAAGATCCCCGGTTAAGAACACACCGCTGACGCCCATCAGCAAAAAATGGAAAAAGGCATAGTAGCCAAATGACTCCCGCCCTCTGTCCATACTGGTCAGGGAATAGATAACAACGGCAAAGCCCATCAAGGCACCCAACACCGTCATGATGGCGCTCAACAAATCGGCCACCAGCGTAATACCAAATGGTGCCGGCCAGTTGCCCACCTGGGTGGCGAAGATGCCGTCCTGCCAGACCATCCATAGCAACAAAAGCGCCACGAACAGATGGGCGGCAGACCCCAGCGCACCCAGCAGACGCTGAGCCTTCCGGTGCCGCCACAGCAGCAGGCAAAAGGCTGCTGTGGTCAATGGAATCAGAATCGGTAATATCAATAACAGCTTCATGTATCCGTCGTCTTCATCTCATCGAGTGAAGTTGCGGCAGTTGACTTAAAGGTGCGGCTGAAAAGAACCAGTGCAAAAGCCAAAACGCCGAAAGAAATAACAATGGCCGTTAAAATTAAAGCCTGGGGCAGCGGGTCGGCAGTGGTTTCAATCCCGCGCAATGCATCCGCCGGTATCAGGGGCGCTTTGCCGCGAATCAAACCGGCAGCCACGAAAATCAGCAGGTTGATGGCATTGGAAAGCAGCACCAGCCCAATGATCAGGCGCACCGGGGATCTGGACATGAGCAAATAAATACCACATCCGAATACCCCTCCTACAACAATGGCTGCCAGAATTTCCACCTTAATCTCCTTCCGCCAGAGTTAAAATAATCGTCAAAACCGCCCCGATCACCACCAGGTAAACCCCCAGATCAAAAAAAATGGGGGTTCCCAGATGCCAGATTTCCTCTGCGCTGATATGAATTTCTCCCCACCGGCCGGTCATAAAGGGCTTTCCGGATATAAGGGAAACACAGCCACTTCCTAAGGCCAGCAGCAAGCCGACGCCAAGGAGCGTTCGCGGTGATATGCGCAGCAACGCCAGCGTGCTTTGAACGTCGTAGGTATAGCTATGAAGGATAAATGTGGTTGAAGCCACCAACCCGCCGATAAAACCGCCCCCCGGGAGGTTATGACCGCGAAACAGCATAAATGCTGAAAACAACAGCAGCATGGGCATTAAAATTCGCGTTGCCGTATTTAGAATCACCGATTGCATGTGTGTACCTGTAACCCGTTTACCTGGGGTAAAAGCTAACCCAGTTTAAAATGAAGATTCAAATCATATAACCATCATGTTAGCCGGTTGCCCGTTAGCCCGTTGGCCCGTTTCGAGTTTTATAACCTGCTCAACTGGGCTATCCCGGCTCACGAGGACCTTCGGCCAGCAAACCGGCTTAACTTTCCTCAGGCATTTTTACGGCCTCACTGTCTTCCGGCTTCAGCTTCAGCAGTGTGTAGACCCCCACACCGGCTAGGGCCAGCACCGTAATTTCGCCCAGGGTGTCCAACGCACGAAAATCGACGATAATGACATTGACGATGTTCCTGCCGTGCGCCAGGACATAACTGTTTTCCGCGAAAAATCCGGATAGGCGCGAGCCTTCGCGCACGCTGAGGGCCACCAGGACTAAGACCGACATCAGCAGTCCGCTGGCGATTGCCACCAGGGCATTGCGCAACCGGTGAACGTGCGCAAATTCCTCTGTCAATTTTGGCAATCGGTAAATTACCCAGACAAAAAGAATTACCGTCATGGTCTCAATCAGAAACTGGGTCATCGCCAGGTCCGGCGCCCCAAAGTCAACGAATATCAATGCAAGCCCATATCCGATCACACCCATGGCAACGATGGCGCCGATCCGCGAGGGCACCCAGACGGTTACAAAAGCAGCCGCCAGCATTAAAATTGCCACGATCAGCTCAAAGGATCGAATATCGCCAATTTCAAGCGAAAAATGAACCCCCCCCTTGTAGACAAGCGTGTATCCGACCAGTGCCAGGGTGGTTAGAATAATGGCCAGAACATAGTGATGCAGATAACCGCTTTGCAGCACGCGTGTTTGCCAGGCGGCCAGTTTCTTTAGACCTTCAAGCGAGCCGAAATACCATGCCGCCGGCCCCCGGGCGGTCAGCCAGACCACTCGTTGCGCCAATTGACGCACAGCGGTATGGATCAGATAAATCACGACACCGCAGGCAACCGTTAGGCCGCTCAGAGCCAGCATGGGTGTCAATC contains these protein-coding regions:
- a CDS encoding Na+/H+ antiporter subunit D — its product is MKLLLILPILIPLTTAAFCLLLWRHRKAQRLLGALGSAAHLFVALLLLWMVWQDGIFATQVGNWPAPFGITLVADLLSAIMTVLGALMGFAVVIYSLTSMDRGRESFGYYAFFHFLLMGVSGVFLTGDLFNLYVWFEVMLISSFILLALGGERHQLEGAIKYVTLNLISSALFLTALGILYGMLGTLNMADLSHQIGNGQHAGVVSTLSMLFLVAFGIKSALFPLFFWLPASYHTPPVAVSAIFAGLLTKVGVYTLIRVFTLLFSQDIGYTHNIILVISGLTMVTGVLGAMTQNEFRRILSFHIISQVGYMVLGLGLFTPLALAGSIFYIMHHIIVKTNLFLVSGVARRLQGSYQLDRLGGLFQTAPALTAIFMISAFSLAGIPPLSGFWAKLILVKASLDMTGYIIAATALGVGLLTLFSMAKIWAAAFWGDTPHTAANSAEQSWKTFSLAQKTALYLPMILLGALTLTIGLMSQPFFELATQAAEQLLNPTGYIDAVLGGK
- the mnhG gene encoding monovalent cation/H(+) antiporter subunit G → MSEILISALLVIGAFFMLVAGLGMLRMPDLFLRMSCSTKAATIGVGTLMFALALYFEDLGVATRALATICFIFLTAPVGAHRIGRIAYLVGVQLWKGTITDELKGVYPTDACVPFGQECTIPNMDASEVSTDIEEGPK
- a CDS encoding cytidylate kinase-like family protein, which produces MAKKEQSVEQFVKQQIRKWEIPAPKADQKPEVRISVITLSMEPGSGGSLVAQKAAERLGFDYFHQDIIRDIAKSAKIRASVIDTIEKERLSGIDDFIASLYKNQYLYPGIYMEHLLKVINTIAQHGRAVIIGRGANFILPPEERFSARVIAPLEIRIQNVVRTYGIKEEEARRRVIRREAKRGAFVRKSYDADISDPENYDLIINTGKMPIESAVEAIIAAVKRI
- a CDS encoding Na+/H+ antiporter subunit B, whose translation is MQSVILNTATRILMPMLLLFSAFMLFRGHNLPGGGFIGGLVASTTFILHSYTYDVQSTLALLRISPRTLLGVGLLLALGSGCVSLISGKPFMTGRWGEIHISAEEIWHLGTPIFFDLGVYLVVIGAVLTIILTLAEGD
- a CDS encoding ATP synthase F0 subunit B translates to MMSKRQIVSYSGYVFVVMTALMVCCPDALAAENTEDWRPLFDLVMRWLNFAIIAIVLFKFGRKPIKDFLANRREEIDYQIKKFEQQKEAAAEKVQEATNILNESTDRFEQIKERIIKDGERKKQQIIEKAQEESRMLLEGAQRKIRNQIVEARTLIRSELIDSAIALAEKRLPDEITSADEQKLIEHYMKSTTRK
- a CDS encoding monovalent cation/H+ antiporter complex subunit F produces the protein MILQATIQFIVFPLLSLTLVLGFIRLLLGPTLPDRIIAFELISINAAGIIVVSAITTNQAVLLDVASAWAIISFLSVIAFSYYIEKWRGRP
- a CDS encoding NADH-quinone oxidoreductase subunit K, which gives rise to MEILAAIVVGGVFGCGIYLLMSRSPVRLIIGLVLLSNAINLLIFVAAGLIRGKAPLIPADALRGIETTADPLPQALILTAIVISFGVLAFALVLFSRTFKSTAATSLDEMKTTDT
- a CDS encoding Na+/H+ antiporter subunit E gives rise to the protein MKQINVFLGNIFLPLVWMALTGAFTFANFAVGFAISTLALWLISSPADITLIVYISRFFRFIGFFFFFVWELLVANLRVAYEVLTPGFQMRAAIIALPLDAKSDLEITVLANLITLTPGTLSLDVSPDRKTLYIHAMHVHDVEQFKQDIKLRMERRVMEVFK